One window of Paenibacillus sp. FSL K6-3182 genomic DNA carries:
- a CDS encoding fumarylacetoacetate hydrolase family protein has protein sequence MRIIRYRDGVEQCLAAVTDEDKVFKLADSDFISFLERVEKAGKTPLEDVNDLIRSNQPLDREFASLELLMPVAAPEVWAAGVTYARSKEARNYEATGGKLNASTYYDKVYDAERPELFMKSTAARTVGHLDNVCLRSDSNWQVPEPELGLVLNKRGHIVGYIIGNDMSCRDIEGENPLYLPQAKVWKQSCSIGPVIRLAETIQDPYQLQITLRIYRDGKKVVDESASTGQLKRKLEELVSFLHRDNIVYDGTILLTGTCIVPPNQFTLAPEDVIEIEITSLGTLVNTAVLA, from the coding sequence ATGAGAATTATTCGATATCGTGATGGCGTAGAGCAATGTTTGGCAGCAGTAACTGACGAGGATAAGGTATTCAAATTGGCGGATTCGGACTTTATATCATTCCTTGAACGAGTCGAGAAGGCAGGAAAAACACCACTTGAAGACGTGAATGATCTGATCCGTTCAAATCAGCCGCTGGATAGGGAGTTTGCTAGTCTTGAATTACTTATGCCAGTAGCTGCCCCTGAAGTATGGGCAGCCGGTGTAACCTATGCGCGCAGCAAGGAAGCTAGAAATTATGAGGCGACTGGCGGCAAGCTGAATGCATCCACCTACTATGACAAGGTGTATGATGCAGAAAGGCCAGAATTGTTCATGAAATCCACAGCAGCTCGGACGGTTGGCCATCTTGATAATGTTTGCTTGAGAAGCGACTCGAATTGGCAGGTTCCGGAACCGGAGCTTGGTTTGGTTTTAAATAAGCGAGGCCATATTGTAGGATACATTATTGGCAACGATATGAGCTGCCGCGATATTGAAGGAGAGAATCCGTTATATCTTCCGCAAGCCAAGGTTTGGAAACAATCATGCTCAATTGGACCGGTCATAAGATTAGCCGAAACGATTCAAGATCCCTACCAGTTGCAGATCACTTTGCGGATATATAGAGATGGAAAAAAAGTAGTCGATGAATCAGCAAGCACGGGACAGCTTAAACGCAAGCTGGAGGAACTCGTCTCCTTTCTGCACAGGGATAATATTGTGTACGATGGTACGATCCTCCTCACGGGTACATGTATCGTTCCTCCGAATCAGTTCACACTTGCACCTGAAGATGTCATTGAAATCGAAATCACCAGCCTTGGAACACTAGTGAATACTGCTGTTTTGGCCTAA
- the gucD gene encoding alpha-ketoglutaric semialdehyde dehydrogenase GucD yields the protein MANINYAIYNNYINGEWRSSESGRTQKSISPANKNEVVGMIPDSTKRDLEDAVAAAKAAKLAWRKLTGSQRGNLLFKAADIMESRMNEIGEAMTREMGKTLPEAKGETARGVAILRYYAGEGMRKIGDVIPSSDPDAFLYTTRSPLGTVGVISPWNFPVAIPIWKIAPALIYGNSVVWKPATETAVTAAKVMQCFHDAGLPAGVLNMIVGSGSVIGQGIAEHADINGITFTGSNAVGQAVGQAALARGAKYQLEMGGKNPILIAADADIDFAVEATISGGLRSTGQKCTATSRVIVVKDIYEEFKSKLLQKVTELKVGDGMDGQTWLGPCANEKQMETVLSYISKGVEEGAVLLYGGTRPTEGALSDGFYVTPAIFDKVTSKMSIAQEEIFGPVLTLIEVNDIQEAIEIANDTDYGLSASIYTRNIGNALQFVQDMEAGLIRINAETAGVELQAPFGGMKQSSSHSREQGQAAIEFYTSIKTVFIKP from the coding sequence ATGGCAAATATAAATTACGCTATATATAACAACTACATTAATGGCGAATGGAGAAGCTCCGAGAGCGGCAGAACGCAGAAAAGCATAAGTCCAGCAAATAAAAACGAAGTCGTAGGTATGATCCCGGATTCGACTAAACGGGATCTAGAGGATGCTGTAGCAGCTGCAAAGGCGGCCAAGCTTGCTTGGCGTAAGCTAACGGGATCACAGCGGGGTAATTTGCTGTTCAAAGCAGCTGATATTATGGAAAGTAGAATGAATGAAATCGGTGAAGCGATGACGAGGGAAATGGGTAAGACATTACCCGAGGCGAAGGGCGAGACGGCACGTGGAGTGGCCATTCTGCGTTATTATGCAGGAGAAGGCATGCGAAAAATAGGTGATGTTATACCTTCTTCCGATCCAGATGCTTTCTTGTATACTACAAGGTCACCGCTCGGAACGGTAGGGGTGATCTCCCCTTGGAATTTCCCAGTTGCTATTCCTATTTGGAAAATCGCACCTGCATTAATATATGGGAACTCGGTCGTATGGAAGCCAGCAACGGAAACAGCGGTTACAGCAGCGAAAGTTATGCAATGCTTCCATGATGCAGGCTTACCAGCCGGTGTTCTGAATATGATCGTAGGCAGTGGCAGCGTCATTGGTCAAGGTATTGCGGAACATGCTGATATTAACGGAATCACCTTCACGGGCTCCAATGCGGTAGGGCAAGCAGTAGGGCAGGCAGCGTTGGCACGCGGGGCTAAGTATCAGCTTGAGATGGGCGGAAAAAATCCGATCCTAATTGCGGCAGATGCAGACATTGATTTTGCGGTTGAAGCGACAATTAGCGGGGGGCTTCGTTCTACTGGCCAGAAGTGCACTGCGACAAGCCGAGTTATCGTAGTAAAGGATATTTATGAGGAGTTCAAGTCGAAGCTGCTCCAGAAGGTGACTGAATTGAAGGTTGGAGATGGAATGGATGGACAGACATGGTTAGGCCCATGTGCGAATGAAAAACAAATGGAAACCGTTCTATCTTACATTAGTAAGGGTGTAGAAGAAGGGGCAGTATTGCTGTATGGCGGCACAAGACCAACTGAGGGCGCATTATCAGATGGCTTCTATGTCACGCCAGCGATTTTTGATAAAGTGACTTCAAAAATGTCGATTGCTCAAGAAGAAATATTCGGGCCTGTGCTTACACTAATCGAAGTGAATGATATTCAAGAAGCGATAGAGATTGCGAACGATACGGACTATGGTCTTAGCGCATCAATTTATACCCGTAATATCGGAAACGCTTTGCAGTTCGTTCAAGATATGGAAGCGGGTCTCATCCGTATTAATGCAGAGACAGCCGGTGTTGAGCTTCAAGCACCGTTCGGGGGTATGAAACAGTCCAGTTCGCATTCAAGGGAGCAAGGCCAAGCCGCTATTGAATTCTATACTTCAATCAAAACCGTATTCATTAAGCCATAA
- a CDS encoding VOC family protein, whose amino-acid sequence MINATPFLWIKNTAEAIEFYKKAFDAVEIYRLTEPGGKVAHAEITIGGAKISLAGEYPDYGILGPETLGNTTVGVQLQVDNADKLFQQAIAAGATSVNPMTDQFYGDRAGSVKDPFGHYWMIYTTIEIVSPEEMQKRFLAMFES is encoded by the coding sequence ATGATTAATGCAACTCCATTCCTATGGATCAAGAATACTGCGGAGGCGATTGAGTTCTATAAGAAGGCTTTCGATGCGGTAGAGATTTACCGTTTGACAGAGCCTGGTGGCAAAGTGGCTCATGCTGAAATTACAATCGGCGGAGCCAAAATATCACTCGCAGGTGAATATCCTGATTACGGTATTCTGGGGCCGGAAACTTTGGGCAATACAACGGTTGGTGTCCAACTTCAAGTCGACAATGCGGATAAGCTGTTCCAGCAGGCAATTGCGGCTGGAGCGACAAGTGTTAATCCGATGACGGATCAATTCTATGGTGACCGTGCGGGAAGTGTGAAGGATCCGTTCGGACATTATTGGATGATTTATACGACTATTGAAATCGTGAGCCCGGAGGAAATGCAGAAGCGATTCCTCGCTATGTTTGAGAGTTAG
- the speD gene encoding adenosylmethionine decarboxylase: MIALTTCKQVKGHVAVDAWGIDFDHLNAADLICKQMVQAAEASGATILSVQSKQFEPQGATVLILLSESHMSIHTYLEKGFAALDCYTCGETVDPQVAIQAMIDFLQPNSTSQASTSRGMGALHVRISDEADALDAAESRK, translated from the coding sequence ATGATTGCTTTGACTACATGCAAGCAAGTTAAAGGTCATGTTGCTGTGGATGCTTGGGGTATTGATTTTGATCACTTAAATGCAGCTGACCTGATATGCAAACAAATGGTTCAAGCAGCTGAAGCGAGTGGAGCTACGATTCTTTCGGTCCAATCCAAGCAATTCGAACCACAGGGCGCCACGGTTCTTATTCTTTTATCTGAGAGTCACATGTCCATTCACACCTATCTGGAAAAAGGCTTTGCAGCGCTGGATTGCTACACGTGTGGAGAAACTGTCGATCCTCAAGTAGCTATTCAAGCCATGATTGACTTCTTACAACCGAATTCAACTTCACAAGCAAGCACATCAAGAGGCATGGGTGCGCTGCATGTTCGTATTTCGGATGAGGCAGATGCCTTGGATGCTGCGGAGTCGAGAAAGTAG
- a CDS encoding helix-turn-helix domain-containing protein, whose protein sequence is MLLQTYIPQAPLSSFVDYFWYFEGYSPPHSKELSLPDGSIEVVINLREDKIKLFDRAYKDPLQTYGSSVICGPHSEYFIIDTSTETTVLGIHFKPGGIYPFLKMPVNELHNRHVSLDTLWGVRARDLREMLLQSELLVDKFRILEESLIKLASRPLIRHPAVSFALTEFQSLPHTRPLSDVIGQIGLSQRRFIQVFKEEVGLTPKLFCRLRRFQEVLNRIDRAKSVNWLDVAIACGYYDQMHFIKDFQAFSSLNPTDYFSMQGRHHNHVAIHS, encoded by the coding sequence ATGTTGTTACAAACGTATATTCCGCAAGCTCCTTTATCAAGTTTTGTAGATTACTTCTGGTATTTCGAAGGATATAGTCCACCTCATTCGAAGGAGCTATCGCTGCCTGATGGTTCGATAGAAGTTGTAATCAACCTGCGTGAAGATAAGATAAAATTGTTTGACCGAGCATATAAGGACCCGTTGCAGACATATGGCAGCTCTGTTATTTGCGGGCCGCATTCCGAATATTTCATCATTGATACTTCCACAGAGACCACGGTCTTGGGCATACATTTCAAACCGGGTGGTATTTATCCATTTCTTAAAATGCCTGTGAATGAACTACATAATAGGCATGTTTCCTTGGATACACTGTGGGGAGTCAGAGCCCGTGATCTGCGCGAGATGTTGCTTCAATCGGAACTTTTGGTCGATAAATTTCGAATACTTGAAGAAAGTCTGATAAAGCTAGCCTCCCGACCGCTGATACGACATCCGGCAGTAAGTTTCGCACTTACCGAGTTTCAGAGCTTGCCTCATACTAGACCCCTCTCGGATGTAATCGGACAAATCGGTTTAAGCCAAAGGAGGTTTATCCAGGTTTTTAAAGAAGAAGTGGGGTTAACTCCCAAGCTCTTCTGTCGACTTCGCCGCTTTCAGGAGGTATTGAATAGAATAGACCGAGCCAAGAGCGTCAATTGGTTGGATGTCGCTATCGCTTGCGGTTATTATGATCAGATGCATTTTATTAAGGATTTTCAAGCGTTCTCCAGTCTTAATCCTACAGATTATTTCTCAATGCAAGGCAGGCATCACAATCATGTTGCGATCCACAGTTAA
- a CDS encoding IclR family transcriptional regulator, translating into MPIIQALDRALKIIDLFDEQHMEYKLSEISSEMDLHKSTVHSLLKTLQIHDYITQDEQTGKYRLGMRFVEKGQLLLNHFDIREIARPHLRALSATTGQTTHLVIMDDGKEGIYIDKVEGHKAAIRYSRIGRRIPLHSSAVGKVLAAFRSIKDQVQIAEGHTFVKLTDKTIDSPEAFLKELEQVRKQGYAIDNEENEPGVRCAAAPIYNHNGQVIAAMSISTMVAHVDDQELAHLIDLIRQETSEISRQLGYQF; encoded by the coding sequence ATGCCCATCATTCAAGCGTTGGATAGAGCACTGAAAATTATCGACTTATTCGATGAGCAACATATGGAGTACAAACTGTCTGAAATAAGCTCAGAAATGGATTTGCACAAAAGTACAGTTCATTCTTTGTTGAAAACGCTTCAAATTCATGATTACATTACACAGGATGAGCAGACTGGGAAATACCGCCTCGGGATGAGGTTTGTAGAGAAGGGGCAATTGCTTCTCAATCATTTTGATATTCGGGAAATCGCTAGACCGCATCTTAGGGCTTTGTCTGCTACCACTGGCCAAACGACACATTTGGTCATTATGGACGATGGAAAAGAAGGAATATACATTGATAAAGTAGAGGGCCATAAGGCCGCTATTCGTTATTCACGTATCGGTCGCAGAATACCTCTGCATAGCAGCGCCGTGGGTAAAGTATTGGCGGCTTTCCGGTCTATTAAAGATCAGGTGCAGATTGCGGAAGGACATACGTTTGTTAAGCTTACGGATAAGACGATCGACAGCCCCGAAGCTTTTTTGAAAGAGTTGGAGCAAGTCAGGAAGCAAGGCTATGCTATTGATAATGAGGAGAATGAGCCGGGGGTCCGGTGTGCGGCTGCTCCGATATACAATCATAACGGACAAGTGATAGCGGCGATGAGCATATCCACCATGGTAGCACACGTTGATGATCAAGAACTGGCACATTTAATTGACCTGATTCGGCAGGAAACGAGTGAAATTTCTCGCCAGCTAGGTTATCAGTTCTAA